Genomic window (Microbacterium oxydans):
CCGCCGAACGTCTCGACGGGCGACAGGACCCGGGAGCCGATGAGCAGGCTCAGTAGCACGACCACGACGAGCAGCGCCACGCCCGCGCCGACCAGGATCGTCAGCGGGGCGCGGCGTGTGCGCGTGCGTGGTGCGGTGCTCACCGTTCGGCGGCGATGGCTTCCAGGTCGTCGAGCACGAGCTGCGCGCCCTCGACGCCGAGTCCGAGGTACCAGGTGCCGTCGTTGACCTCGCGGACGACGCCGCCGTCGGCGACCGCCTTCACCTTGCTCCAGAGCGGCCCGTCGACGACGGTCGCCTGCTCGGTGGCGTCCGGCTTCCCGTAGGTTCCCCACAGCAGCCAGTCGCCCTCGGCCTTGGTGATCTCCTCGGCCGAGATCTCGACCGCGAGCTCGTTCACGTCCTCGGTCTTCGGTCGCGGCAGTCCGGCATCCGCGAGGATGGTCCCGATGAAGGAGTCGTTGCCGTAGAGCCGGATCCGTCCTGCCATGAAGCGCAGCATCGACACCGTGGGCGCGACGCCCTCGTTCGCCTCGACGACGTCGTCGCCGACCGCGGCCGCGCGCTCCTCATACGCGTCGAGGAGCTTCTGCGCCTGCTCCTCCTCGCCGACCGCAGCCGCGTTGAGGAGGAAGTTCTCCTTCCACAGCACGCCGGGGCGGGGAGACAGCACGGTCGGCGCGATGTCCTGCAGCTTCTTCTTCAGGCCGTCGTCGTCGATGCGCAGCGACGTGCCGAGGATCAGATCCGGGTCGAGGTTCTTGATCTGCTCGAGGTCGAGCGCGTCGTAGGGGCCCAGGTCGACGGCGTCGCCCACCTCGAGGTAGTCGGGGGCCATGCCGGTGTCGGCCGGGTGGGCGATGCCGATGGGCTCGATGCCGAGGGCGACCATGTTGTCGAGTTCACCTGTGTCGAGCACGATCACGCGCTGCGGCTTGGCCGGGATCTCGGTCTCACCGACCGTGCCGTTGGCGACGATGTTGCGGATCGTCCGCGGGAACTCGCCGGGTGCGGCATCCGTCCCCAGCTCGGCCGCCAGGGCGCGGACGTCCTGGAAACCCTCCTGCCCGGTCGCGACGTTCGACTGGTTGCTGCCCGCGCCCGAGGTGGCCGGGGCGCATCCGGAGAGGGCGACGGCGGCGACCACGAGCAGGGCGAGGGGCCAGGGGGCGATGCGGGGCATGAGCACACTCGTTTCACGTTGAGCGGAGGGGAGGGCAGGCATCGGAGCATTAGGGAAGGCTCGCCTAAGAAGAAGCGTACACGACAGTTCTGTCGTGAACGGATCGGCTGCCGGCGGGCGGGTTCTCTGCGCCCGGGTGCGGCCATGCCCTGATTCATTTCGTGCACTAATTGATGTGTAAGCTCGCGGCATGCCATTCTCGACCCCGCCCCTGCAGATCGCTTTGGTCCGTCATGGTGAGACCGACTGGAACGCCCGGAATCTGTTCCAAGGACGTGTCGATCGTCCCCTGAGTCCGGTCGGTCGGCACCAGGCCCGAGGCGTGGGGAGCGAGCTCGCTGCAGTACGGGAGTGGGATCGGCTCGTCGCCTCCCCGCTCGTGCGGGCGCGTCAGACGGCGGAGGCGATCGGCGATGCGACGGGGCTCTCGGTGGAGGAATCGATCGATGATCTCATCGAGCAGTCCTTCGGAGCGGCGGAAGGGGTGGACCGCGAGGAGGCGATGGTTCGCTGGCCCGACCGGAACTACCCCGGGGGTGAGCCGCTTCCTGCCGTGAAGGTGCGCGCCTATCGGGCCTGGGATCGGATCGTGCTCCAGCGGCGCAGCACCATCGTCGTCTCGCACGTCGTGGTCATCCGAGCGCTGGTCGAGGCGGTGACCGGAAGCGACCCCGGTTTCGTCGGCAACGGATCGGCGACGGTGCTGACGGCGTTCGGCGATGGATGGGCGCTGACCGGGACGACGTCGCCGGGCCTGGTGCCCTGACCGCGGCCGCGAGTATCATCGCCGCACCGAGCGGAACGACGACGCCGCACGTGTCAAAGGAGAGCGACGGCATGAGAACACTCCGATACTCGATCAACGTCACGCTCGACGGCTGCTGTCATCACGAGGCGGGACTCCCGCCGGATGAGGAGTCGATGCGGTACTGGACCGCGGAGATGGAGCGGGCGGACGCGCTCCTCTTCGGCAGGACGACCTACGAGATGATGGAGTCGGCCTGGCGACGGCCCGCTTCGGGGGTATGGCCGGACTGGATGGACGAGTGGGAGATCCCGTTCGGCGAGGCGATCGACCGGGCGAGGAAGCACGTCGTCTCCCGCACGCTGGAGGCGGTCGACTGGAACGCCGAGCTGGTGCGCGGCGACCTGGAGCAGGAGGTCCGGCGGCTCAAGGAGGAGCCGGGCGAAGCGCTCTGGGTGGGCGGTGTGACTCTGCCGTCGGCGTTGGCCGATCTGGGGCTGATCGACGAGTACGAGTTCCTCGTGCAGCCCGTTCTCGCGGGTCGGGGACCGAGGCTGCTCGACGGCCTGCGCGAGAGCATACGGCTCGAGCTCGTGGAGCGCCGGGAGTTCCGGTCCGGAGCGGTCGCGATGCGATTCCGTCCCGCATCGTCCGCGGTCTGACGCCGCCGGAGGGCTGTCGGGCGGGTCGATCCGGCTATCGACGGGGCAGGTAGCGGTCCAGGTGCTCGAACGGCGGCTGGGATGAGAGGTGCGACACCGCGGCCGATCCGACAGCGCAGGCGGCCGCGAGGGCGTCGACGGGCGTGTGGCCGGAGCGCAGGGCGAGCACGAGTGCGGCGCAGAACGCGTCGCCGGCCCCGACCGTGTTGACCGCCTCGGCGGGAACGCCTTCCGCGCGGGCGATCTCCTCGCCGCGGCGATACAGGGCAGCCCCGGCGGCCCCGTAGGTCACCGCGACGAGCGCGGCCTCGGCGAGCTCGGGCATGAGCTCCCGCTCGGTCTCGTTCACGATGAACAGGTCGACCCGGCGAAGCAGCTCGACCGGCAGGGGGCGGGCGGGAGCGGCGTTGACGGCGAGGAAGCCCTCAGCCGTGGCGGCGACCTCCTGCACCACGGACAGCGCGATCTCCAGCTGCATGAGCACGGCTTCGTCGGCGGAGAAGGTCACGCCG
Coding sequences:
- a CDS encoding dihydrofolate reductase family protein, which produces MRTLRYSINVTLDGCCHHEAGLPPDEESMRYWTAEMERADALLFGRTTYEMMESAWRRPASGVWPDWMDEWEIPFGEAIDRARKHVVSRTLEAVDWNAELVRGDLEQEVRRLKEEPGEALWVGGVTLPSALADLGLIDEYEFLVQPVLAGRGPRLLDGLRESIRLELVERREFRSGAVAMRFRPASSAV
- a CDS encoding iron-siderophore ABC transporter substrate-binding protein, which encodes MPRIAPWPLALLVVAAVALSGCAPATSGAGSNQSNVATGQEGFQDVRALAAELGTDAAPGEFPRTIRNIVANGTVGETEIPAKPQRVIVLDTGELDNMVALGIEPIGIAHPADTGMAPDYLEVGDAVDLGPYDALDLEQIKNLDPDLILGTSLRIDDDGLKKKLQDIAPTVLSPRPGVLWKENFLLNAAAVGEEEQAQKLLDAYEERAAAVGDDVVEANEGVAPTVSMLRFMAGRIRLYGNDSFIGTILADAGLPRPKTEDVNELAVEISAEEITKAEGDWLLWGTYGKPDATEQATVVDGPLWSKVKAVADGGVVREVNDGTWYLGLGVEGAQLVLDDLEAIAAER
- a CDS encoding ribokinase, producing MAPSPLPSVVVVGSANVDITAFVDRLPTAGETVAGGRLSRDLGGKGANQAVAAAKLGGRVRMVGAVGADSDGAWTRAELDRAGVDTTALRTVDTPTGTALIVVDADAENQIAVCSGANDHVSLDGVTFSADEAVLMQLEIALSVVQEVAATAEGFLAVNAAPARPLPVELLRRVDLFIVNETERELMPELAEAALVAVTYGAAGAALYRRGEEIARAEGVPAEAVNTVGAGDAFCAALVLALRSGHTPVDALAAACAVGSAAVSHLSSQPPFEHLDRYLPRR
- a CDS encoding histidine phosphatase family protein; amino-acid sequence: MPFSTPPLQIALVRHGETDWNARNLFQGRVDRPLSPVGRHQARGVGSELAAVREWDRLVASPLVRARQTAEAIGDATGLSVEESIDDLIEQSFGAAEGVDREEAMVRWPDRNYPGGEPLPAVKVRAYRAWDRIVLQRRSTIVVSHVVVIRALVEAVTGSDPGFVGNGSATVLTAFGDGWALTGTTSPGLVP